A single Nostoc sp. PCC 7107 DNA region contains:
- a CDS encoding polysaccharide biosynthesis tyrosine autokinase, which produces MDNHPSQHSSSGHNSNSEHQFLPNQPLPWAEESEGGWNFQEVLDILQRRWLTIAGVATVAMASIVIGLTLNPTKPEYEANFQILVEPVSDDSKTVDVIKDANANSNQSTLDYDSQIQILKSPVILEDVVKRVQVAYPDISYDFLANSLNVFQLGKTKIIQVSYRDNNPDKVKLVLDKTAQSYLEYSKEKRQTKIGQGLQFVEKQLKISQSRVDQLQQQLQTLKQIYNLNDPETETKALDAETATLTAQKQTINFQLAQARANLNLLQQPDGEKAVLTTANLYQQLISQKNQLDAQVAADSTRFQADNPTLQSLKEKRDSLLPLIDQEAKRFLDTKRAEIATGIKILEVQSLTLAKREQELQQKRKQLPILSRKYTDLQRKLQVAVESLNRFLSTRETLQIQKSQTEFSWELVQAPVKPEFPATSSSLKKNLLSGLAASILIGIGVALLLEKLASTYNSVKDLKEKVKLPLLGSIPFEKQIQTEQDDSFFPRNLPLINLPKYFSEFLPNLNVATLQDNSHHNTNFLESLRVLYTNIQLLNSDHPIRSIIITSSMPSDGKSTVAFNLAQIATAMGQRVLLVDADLRRPTIHTLSNLSNLWGLSNLISTNLPVGEAIQEISTLSQLSVITSGPVPPDATKLLSSEKMKRLMTEFHNSFDLVIYDVPPLVGLADVSLLAPNTDGILIVVKIGKTQSLVLNRAIDNLKLSRLNILGMVGNGDKTVFKSY; this is translated from the coding sequence TTGGAACTTTCAAGAAGTTTTAGATATTTTACAACGAAGATGGCTAACTATTGCTGGAGTTGCTACTGTTGCAATGGCCAGTATTGTTATCGGCTTAACACTGAATCCGACAAAACCAGAATATGAAGCCAATTTTCAGATTCTAGTAGAACCAGTCAGTGACGATAGTAAAACTGTTGATGTGATCAAGGATGCTAATGCCAATTCAAATCAATCTACTCTAGATTATGATAGCCAAATTCAGATTCTTAAGAGTCCTGTAATTTTGGAAGATGTTGTTAAACGGGTGCAAGTTGCTTATCCAGATATCAGTTATGATTTCCTAGCTAATTCTTTAAATGTTTTTCAGCTGGGTAAGACAAAAATTATACAAGTAAGTTATCGAGATAACAATCCAGATAAAGTTAAACTGGTTTTAGATAAAACTGCTCAATCTTACTTAGAATATAGTAAAGAAAAACGGCAAACTAAAATAGGGCAAGGACTTCAGTTTGTTGAAAAACAGCTAAAAATTTCCCAAAGTCGTGTTGATCAGCTGCAACAACAACTGCAAACTCTCAAACAAATATATAATCTTAACGATCCAGAAACTGAAACAAAAGCACTAGATGCTGAGACAGCAACCTTAACTGCCCAAAAACAAACAATTAATTTTCAGTTGGCACAAGCTCGTGCTAATTTAAATTTACTGCAACAACCAGATGGTGAGAAAGCAGTACTAACTACTGCAAATTTATATCAACAGTTAATCAGCCAGAAAAATCAATTAGATGCTCAGGTAGCTGCGGATTCTACTCGTTTCCAAGCAGATAATCCTACACTACAATCGTTGAAAGAAAAGCGAGACAGCTTGTTGCCTTTAATTGACCAAGAAGCCAAGCGCTTTTTAGATACTAAACGTGCTGAGATCGCAACTGGAATTAAAATTTTAGAAGTACAGAGTCTGACACTGGCAAAAAGAGAACAGGAATTGCAGCAAAAACGCAAACAACTGCCTATTTTGTCACGAAAATATACAGATTTGCAACGTAAATTACAAGTTGCTGTTGAAAGTCTTAATCGTTTTTTGTCTACTCGTGAAACTTTGCAAATTCAGAAATCTCAAACAGAATTTAGTTGGGAATTAGTTCAAGCACCAGTTAAACCAGAATTTCCTGCCACTTCATCTAGTTTAAAAAAGAACCTATTATCAGGATTAGCAGCGAGTATTCTCATAGGCATTGGCGTTGCTTTATTACTAGAAAAGTTAGCCAGTACATACAATAGTGTTAAGGATTTAAAGGAAAAAGTAAAATTACCATTGCTAGGTAGTATACCTTTTGAAAAGCAAATTCAGACTGAGCAAGATGACTCTTTTTTTCCTCGAAATCTTCCTTTGATAAATTTACCAAAATACTTCTCTGAATTTCTACCTAATTTGAATGTTGCCACACTTCAAGATAATAGTCACCATAATACAAATTTTTTAGAATCTTTACGGGTGCTTTATACAAATATTCAGCTTCTCAATTCCGATCACCCGATCCGATCTATTATTATTACTTCATCCATGCCTAGTGATGGGAAATCTACAGTTGCTTTTAATTTGGCTCAAATAGCTACAGCAATGGGTCAGAGAGTATTACTAGTAGATGCTGATCTTCGCAGACCAACAATCCATACTTTATCAAATTTAAGTAATCTGTGGGGTTTAAGTAATTTAATTTCGACTAATTTACCAGTAGGAGAAGCTATTCAGGAAATATCTACGTTGAGTCAATTATCTGTAATTACCTCTGGGCCAGTACCACCGGATGCGACAAAATTGCTATCTTCAGAGAAAATGAAGCGACTGATGACTGAGTTTCATAATTCTTTTGACTTAGTAATTTATGATGTACCTCCTCTAGTGGGGCTTGCTGATGTTAGTTTGCTTGCACCAAATACAGACGGTATTTTAATAGTGGTAAAAATTGGCAAAACCCAGTCCTTAGTACTTAACCGTGCTATTGACAACTTAAAACTTTCCCGGTTGAATATTTTGGGTATGGTTGGCAATGGTGATAAAACTGTCTTCAAGAGCTATTAG